A window of the Scandinavium goeteborgense genome harbors these coding sequences:
- a CDS encoding YcjF family protein, producing the protein MSEPLKPRIDFAGPLEADKTEHLRGAQTFEQNQAENFAPTVIDDPLEDEGQAEAVVEAALHPKRSLWRRMVTAGLGIFGISVVAQGVQSTMHAWQTQDWVALGGYAAGALIIGAGVGSVATEWRRLWRLRQRAEERDEARDLLHSHGTGKGRAFCEQLAAQAGIDKSHPALQRWYAAIHETQNDREVVTLYAHLVQPVLDAQARREISRSAAESTLMIAVSPLALVDMAFIAWRNLRLINRIAMLYGIELGYYSRLRLFRLVMLNIAFAGASELVREVGMDWMSQDLAARLSARAAQGIGAGLLTARLGIKAMEVCRPLPWIDNDKPKLGDFRRELIGQLKETINKKPA; encoded by the coding sequence ATGAGCGAACCGTTAAAACCGCGTATCGATTTCGCCGGGCCGCTGGAAGCGGACAAAACGGAGCACCTGCGTGGGGCTCAAACCTTTGAACAGAATCAGGCCGAGAACTTTGCCCCGACGGTGATTGACGATCCGCTGGAGGACGAAGGTCAGGCCGAAGCCGTAGTCGAAGCGGCGCTGCACCCGAAACGCAGTCTGTGGCGACGGATGGTAACCGCAGGGCTGGGTATTTTCGGTATTAGCGTGGTGGCGCAGGGCGTACAGTCGACGATGCACGCCTGGCAAACGCAAGACTGGGTGGCGCTGGGTGGCTACGCGGCCGGGGCGCTGATTATCGGCGCGGGCGTTGGGTCCGTGGCGACTGAGTGGCGACGCTTATGGCGTTTGCGTCAGCGGGCGGAAGAGCGTGATGAAGCGCGCGACCTGCTGCACAGCCACGGCACCGGAAAAGGTCGGGCGTTCTGCGAACAGCTGGCGGCACAGGCCGGGATCGACAAATCGCACCCGGCGCTCCAGCGCTGGTACGCTGCCATTCACGAAACGCAGAACGACCGGGAAGTGGTCACGTTGTATGCCCATCTCGTGCAGCCGGTGCTCGATGCTCAGGCGCGGCGCGAAATCAGCCGTTCGGCGGCAGAATCCACGCTGATGATTGCCGTCAGTCCGCTGGCGCTGGTGGATATGGCGTTTATCGCCTGGCGCAACCTGCGCCTGATCAACCGCATCGCCATGCTGTACGGCATTGAGCTGGGTTATTACAGCCGCTTGCGCCTGTTCCGTCTGGTGATGCTGAATATCGCCTTCGCTGGAGCCAGCGAACTGGTGCGCGAAGTCGGTATGGACTGGATGTCGCAGGATTTGGCCGCGCGTCTTTCCGCCCGTGCGGCGCAGGGGATCGGGGCTGGTCTGCTGACCGCGCGCCTGGGCATTAAAGCAATGGAAGTCTGCCGCCCGCTGCCGTGGATCGATAACGACAAACCAAAGCTTGGCGATTTCCGCCGTGAGCTTATCGGTCAGTTGAAAGAAACCATCAATAAGAAACCGGCTTAA
- a CDS encoding YcjX family protein — translation MKRLKTEFNALLNRGVDRHLRLAVTGLSRSGKTAFITAMVNQLLNLHAGARLPLLSAVREERLLGVKRVPQRDYGIPRFTYDEGLAQLYGTPPTWPTPTRGVSEIRLALRFRSNDSLLRHFKDTSTLYLEIVDYPGEWLLDLPMLAQDYLSWSRQMTGLLTGQRAEWSTRWRQLCEGLDPLAPADENRLAELSQAWTDYLHACKQEGLHFIQPGRFVLPGEMAGAPALQFFPWPDVDATGEAKLAQADKHTNAGMLRARFDYYCEHVVKDFYKNHFLRFDRQIVLVDCLQPLNSGPQAFNDMRLALTQLMQSFHYGQRTLFRRLFSPVIDKLLFAATKADHVTVDQHANMVSLLQQLIQDAWQNAAFEGISMDCLGLASVQATQSGLIDVNGEKIPALRGNRLSDGEPLTVYPGEVPARLPGQAFWEQQGFQFEAFRPQTMDVDKPLPHIRLDAALEFLIGDKLR, via the coding sequence ATGAAGCGACTCAAAACCGAATTTAATGCGCTGCTCAATCGCGGTGTGGACCGACATCTGCGCCTGGCGGTGACCGGGCTTAGCCGTAGCGGCAAAACCGCGTTTATCACCGCTATGGTGAATCAACTGCTGAATCTGCACGCAGGCGCGCGTTTACCGCTGCTGAGTGCGGTACGTGAGGAGCGGTTGCTCGGCGTGAAGCGTGTGCCGCAGCGTGACTACGGGATCCCGCGTTTTACCTACGACGAAGGCCTGGCGCAGCTATACGGCACGCCGCCGACGTGGCCAACGCCGACGCGTGGCGTGAGCGAGATTCGCCTGGCCCTGCGTTTTCGTTCTAACGATTCCTTGCTTCGCCACTTCAAAGACACCTCCACGCTGTACCTGGAAATCGTCGATTATCCGGGCGAATGGCTGCTGGATTTACCGATGCTGGCACAGGACTACCTGAGCTGGTCGCGACAGATGACCGGCCTGCTGACCGGGCAGCGAGCAGAGTGGTCTACACGCTGGCGTCAGCTTTGCGAAGGGCTAGACCCGCTGGCACCGGCAGACGAAAACCGTCTGGCAGAACTCAGCCAGGCGTGGACCGACTATCTGCACGCCTGCAAACAGGAAGGTTTGCACTTCATTCAGCCCGGGCGCTTTGTACTGCCGGGCGAAATGGCAGGCGCACCGGCCTTACAGTTCTTCCCGTGGCCGGATGTGGATGCCACAGGCGAGGCCAAACTGGCGCAGGCCGACAAACACACCAACGCCGGGATGCTGCGGGCGCGTTTTGACTATTACTGCGAACACGTGGTTAAAGACTTCTATAAAAATCACTTCCTGCGTTTTGACCGCCAGATAGTGCTGGTCGATTGTTTGCAGCCGCTGAACAGCGGGCCGCAGGCGTTCAACGACATGCGTCTGGCGCTGACGCAATTAATGCAAAGCTTCCATTACGGGCAGCGCACGCTGTTTCGTCGTCTGTTTTCCCCTGTCATCGACAAACTGCTGTTTGCCGCCACCAAAGCCGATCACGTTACCGTCGATCAGCATGCGAACATGGTTTCCCTGTTGCAGCAGCTGATTCAGGATGCGTGGCAGAATGCGGCCTTTGAAGGCATCAGCATGGACTGTCTGGGGCTGGCTTCGGTGCAGGCCACGCAAAGCGGGCTGATTGACGTCAATGGCGAGAAAATTCCCGCGCTGCGCGGCAACCGCCTGAGCGATGGCGAACCGTTGACGGTGTATCCCGGCGAAGTGCCTGCCCGTTTGCCGGGACAGGCGTTCTGGGAACAGCAGGGCTTCCAGTTCGAGGCGTTTCGCCCGCAGACGATGGACGTCGATAAACCGCTGCCGCACATTCGCCTTGATGCAGCCCTGGAGTTTTTAATTGGAGATAAATTGCGATGA
- a CDS encoding LacI family DNA-binding transcriptional regulator: MSPTIYDIARVAGVSKSTVSRVLNNQTNISPEALEKVQKAIKDLNYQPNKLARALTSSGFDAIMVISTRSTKTTAGNPFFAEVLHAITSRAEEEGFDVILQTSRSTEDDLLKCESKIRQKMIKGIIMLSSPADESFFSRVDAYQIPVVVIGKVEGDYQHVYSVDTDNYQDSIALTHALISRGHKNIACLHAPLDYHVSVDRLAGYKVCLSQHHIPLREEWVIDSGYTHETALVAAKSLLAMEPRPDAVFATDSMKLLSLYRAAFEAGIQIPQQLAVVGYSNETLSFILSPAPGGIDVPTYELGLKSCDQLFKCLAGKPGPRRVIVSTHISLTDSLA; the protein is encoded by the coding sequence ATGTCACCGACCATATATGATATTGCCAGGGTTGCTGGCGTCTCAAAATCTACCGTCTCGCGAGTACTGAATAATCAAACCAATATTTCGCCAGAGGCGCTGGAAAAAGTGCAGAAAGCGATTAAGGATCTTAATTATCAGCCAAATAAGCTTGCCCGGGCGCTAACGTCTTCTGGGTTTGACGCTATTATGGTCATTTCTACTCGCTCAACGAAAACGACGGCAGGCAATCCTTTCTTTGCTGAAGTGCTTCACGCCATTACTTCCCGGGCGGAGGAAGAAGGCTTTGATGTGATATTACAAACGTCACGCAGCACTGAAGATGACCTGCTTAAATGCGAAAGCAAAATTCGGCAAAAGATGATCAAAGGGATCATTATGCTGAGCTCCCCGGCCGATGAATCCTTTTTCTCGCGCGTCGATGCGTATCAAATTCCGGTGGTGGTGATTGGGAAAGTTGAAGGGGATTATCAGCACGTCTATTCCGTCGACACCGATAATTATCAGGACAGCATTGCACTGACCCATGCGCTTATTTCTCGTGGGCATAAAAATATCGCCTGCCTGCATGCCCCGCTGGATTATCACGTTTCCGTTGACCGCCTGGCGGGATATAAAGTGTGCCTCAGCCAGCACCATATTCCGCTGCGTGAAGAATGGGTCATTGATAGCGGTTATACCCATGAAACCGCGCTGGTCGCGGCGAAGTCGTTGCTGGCGATGGAACCGCGTCCGGATGCCGTTTTCGCCACCGACAGCATGAAGCTGTTAAGCCTGTACCGGGCCGCATTTGAAGCAGGCATTCAAATACCGCAACAGCTTGCCGTGGTTGGCTACAGTAACGAAACGCTGTCGTTCATTTTGTCTCCCGCGCCGGGCGGTATTGATGTGCCTACCTACGAACTGGGTCTAAAGAGCTGCGATCAGCTTTTCAAATGCCTCGCCGGTAAACCGGGTCCACGACGGGTTATCGTTTCTACCCATATTTCGCTGACCGACTCGCTGGCATAA